The genomic window GAGGCTATGAATTATCAGATCAGATCGATGTTTTGAGGTATGTAAAAATTTCGACTTAAGGCGTAGATTACCTTTTAACCGATCTTTGTACGAACAAAAAGAAGAATGTTTTCGGCATATTCAATTAATTGAGCGGCTTCTTCTGGCGAAAGCATAAATCCAACATCATCTGGATATCTGGTTTGAACTGAAAATGGATTTAAGCTATCCGCGTTTTTTTCCAGACACTTAAATTCATAATCAAAAGCCATGCATTGTTTTAAAAGAATTTCTAAATCATGCGTTTTAGTTACGCCATGTCCAGAAAAAATAAGAAACGCTTTTAACGATTTTTCTGCTGATTGTTGAGAATGATAAGCAGCAACTCCTACAAACAGCAGATCTGAATTTAAAAGATTTTTGGCTGCTTCATAATCAATTTTAGCAAAATGCAACCACTCAAGACTCTTTTTTTTCATAAAGAATTTTTCCTGAATTTATAATTTTATAGCAAAAGCTCATAGAATCATTTTTACATTCATTAAATTTTTGATTGTTATACACCAACAAATCCACTGGCATCATAACATCACGAAAGCTTGCGTATCCCCTTGAAATCATTTTCCATGGTTTGTCGTCATATTCTTGGACAACAACCATCAGATCAAGGTCACTTTCTTCATCGTAAGTTCCACGAGCATAAGAACCAAAAGCATAAATAAATAGAGGGTCGTAGGCGTGCGCTAAACGTTGCGTGATAATATCAACCTTCTCAGGGGTGATTTCACACATTTTTTTCAACTCTAAAGAAGAAATGTTTTTTTTCATTATTGTTCCATCCTGGAAAATCTTACCTTCAAATCTCATTTAGAGACCATGACAAGAACCTTACTGATTTCATGCGCTAAAAAACTATGCTTTTAAGCAATTTTATAAATTTTATGCTTGCCAACCTTTAAAGTCATGCCAGGCACCACTTGGATTTCAGCTTTAAAGTCTTTGATCACTACATCGTCAACTAAAACTGCTCCAGACTCAATCAAACGTTTGCCTTCAGATGAACTTTGCAAAGCACCAAGCTCTTGCAGCACTTTGACAATCCACACAGGTGCAGACATAGTCTGCGCAGAAAGTGTAACTTCGGTTGCTTTAGAAAAATCTCTTTGCTGGAAAAGTGACTCAAATTGTTTTTGAGCCTCGTCAGCTTCCGACTCTGACCAGAATGTTGCAATTAATTCACGTGCCATCTGTTTTTTTAAATCCATAGGATGGATGACATTTGAAGCAACGTCAGATTTAAGTTTTGCAATTTGCTCGTCAGTTCGACTCAGAAGCAATGAAAAATACCGGAATACTAATGCGTCAGAAACTGACATAAGTTTGCCGTACGCGTCAGACGGTTGGTCAAAGAGCCCAATGGCATTACCCAACGACTTAGACATTTTGTCAACGCCATCCAAACCTTCAAGAAGCGGTACGGTGATGACAACTTGCGGAGCCTGGTTCATCTGCTCTTGTAAAAATCTACCACATAGCAAATTAAAAGTTTGATCAGTTCCGCCAAGCTCAACGTCTGCTTTTAAAGCAACAGAATCGTACGCTTGCATGATCGGATATAAAAGCTCATGCATTGAAATAGGAATATGTTGCTGCAAACGGTTTGCGAAATCTTCTCGTTCAATGAGTCGTGCAACGGTCACTTTGCTACACAGCGATATGACATCGGCAAACGTAAGCTTGCTCAACCATTCAGAGTTATAACGAATCGTTAATTTATCGAGATCAAGAATTTTACCAACCTGTGCAAAATATGTTTTTGCATTATTTTTGATTTGCTCTTCAGTCAAAGGTGGACGAGTTTTTGATTTTCCCGTTGGATCACCGATGCGTGCGGTATAATCACCGATTAAGAAAATAACATCGTGACCTAAATCTTGAAATTGTCTTAATTTTTTTAAAACAACAGCATGACCAAGATGTAAATCTGGCGCTGTTGGATCCATGCCTAATTTAATTTGTAATTTTTTGCCTGACTCTATTTTTTTAACCAGCTCTGCTTGTGGAATACACTGCGCAATGCCTGATGTTAGAATGCTTAAAGCATGTTCTACGTTCTGTTTCATATCAAACCCTTACTGTGCAATAAAAATATATGACAAAAGTGCCATGATGCTGTCAAGTATAAATCCTACTATGTATGATCCTAGTATGACTGAAGCTACTAAAATAAAAATAACCCACAGCATATTTTCAGTAGAAAAAAGATGAAAATTTGGAAAGTAAAAAAAGAGTATTGATCGAAAAATACCAATGACAAAATAAATAATGCAGAAAATTTTGTTTTGTTCATAAAAAAATATCAACACTACTAAAAGCGAATCAAGAAGCGACGATCCTGGTTGCAAAGCGTATCCAAATGCTGCAAAGTTAGAACCTTTAGATAAAAGAACAAATGTAAAAAATGCGGTCAGAAGTAAAACAAAATGAGCAATTGCTCGAGCTGTAAACTGAAAAACTACTTTCCAGCCTCCGCCTTCTGATGGATTGAGAGGCATGTAACGACCCCAGCCTGGAATATCTTTAAAGAATGGAAGATAATCACCAAATAATTTACCAACAAGTAAAAATCCGAAACCCACCACGTTAAAGTGTGCCATCGGATCTAATGTTAAAAAACCAAACTGCTCTGGAACATCATCACCACATTTTTTAGCAGCCCAAGCTTCAAACCAACCAGTTAGTGTCACTGTTGGAATGTAGGATAAAAGGGCAATGATGATAATTTGTATACCTTGAATTAATTCCAGTCTCACGTTAAACATCCTTTATTTAAAATAAATCTTTTTCTTTAAAATAAGGTTATCTATTTTTGACTGCTCATGCAATTTAAAGTACCTTTAAAATAATATAAATAGATCTTTAAAAACTAAAAATCCAAAAGAAAAACACATGGAAAATCGTTACAATCATCAACAATGCGACGACCAAATCAGACAGCTTTGGCAATCAAACCAAACCTATCGACAACAAAATCCTGCTTTTAAAGCTTTCACCATCGATACTCCACCCCCAACAGTGTCAGGATCTTTACATATTGGTCATATTTTTTCTTACACCCAAACTGACATCATTGCTCGCTACAAACGCATGACTGGGCACAATGTTTTTTATCCATTCGGGTTCGATTGTAACGGACTCGCAACAGAACGTTTTGTAGAAAAAAAACATAACACGAATGCTTCAAAAATCGGTCGAGAAAAGTTTATCGATCTGTGTCTTTTAACAACTGAAGAAATGAAAGTAAAGTTTGTTGCTTTATGGCGTACCATGGGGCTTTCAGCAGAACTTGAGCACACCTACTCAACAATTTCAAAAGACGTACAAAAAATTGCTCAAGAGTCTTTCATTGAGCTGGTTAAAAAAGATTACGCATACATTAAAAATGAACCCGCTCTGTACTGCACACAATGTCGCACAACCGTTGCGCAAGCAGAACTTGATGATCTTGAGCAAACAACCACGTTTAATGATATTCAATTTCAATCAGCAGACGGCCAACCGCTCATCATTGCGACAACACGTCCTGAACTTTTGCCTTCTTGCGTTGCAATTCTTTACCATCCGCAAGATGACCGCTATAAAAAATTAGCTGGCACAAAAGCCATTGTTCCAATTTTTGGACAAGAAGTGCCTATTTTAGCTGATGAAACAGTGCTACCAGAAAAAGGAACTGGCCTCGTCATGGTCTGCACCTTTGGTGATAAAACTGACATCGAATGGTACAAAAAGCACAAACTACCGTACCTTCCATCAATAGACCTGAACGGAAAATTTGTACAAACTATTACCGAGCTTGCAGGACTAACCGTTCAAGACGCTCGCAAAAAAATTATTGAACTGCTTAAAGAAAAAAATCTTTTACTGAGTCAAAAACAAATTCAAAACTCTGTAAACGTTCATGAACGATGCAAGCACATCATTGAATATGCAATTTTACCGCAATGGTTTATGAAAGTGGTTGAAAATGCTCCAGAGTTTTTAAAAGCAGCAGACTCGATCAACTGGTATCCAAAACATATGAAGTCTCGATTTGTTGACTGGGTAAAAAATTTGTCATGGGATTGGTGTATTTCTCGTCAACGCGTGTATGGAATTCCTTTTCCGGTATGGTACTGCAACGATTGTAATGAAATTTTACTCGCTGACATAAAAGATTTACCTATCGATCCACAGCAAACGCCTTACGACCGTCCTTGTACAAAATGCAGTGGTACAAACATCAGAGCAGAAAAAGATGTGATGGACACGTGGAATACTTCATCGCTGACTCCGTACATCTGCAAACAATTGTATGGAAGCGGAGAAACATCTCCATTTAAAGACACTGATTTCATTCCAATGAGCATGCGACCACAAGCTCACGATATCATTCGCACATGGGCTTTTTACACCATCGTAAAATCATGGATGCATCAAAAAGAAATTCCATGGAATGACATCGTTATTTCTGGATACGTGCTCAGCGAAAATAAAGAAAAAATATCAAAATCAAAAGATAATGCACCAATCGATCCAGAAAAATTGCTTGTACAATACGCTCCGGATGCTGTTCGTTTTTGGACTGCTTCAGGAACACTGGGACAAGATATCGCTTTTTCTCCTGAGCAAATTATGATCGGGCAAAAGCTTTTAACAAAACTTTGGAATGCTTTAAAATTTGTGCACATGAATTTGGAAGGTCAAGAAATTCCAACGGAAAAACCACAAAATCTTGGCATCATCAATCAATGGATGATCGATCAAATGCAACTGAGCCTGACTGCATACCATGCATACTTTGAAAAGCATGAATTTAGCTTAGCGCTTCAGTCTGTAGAAAAAGTTTTTTGGAATGATTTTTGTGATAACTACATTGAAATCATTAAAGATCAATTCTTTAATTCAGCAAACTACTCCCAAGAGGAAATACAAGCAACCCGATGGACATTGCAGCAAACTGGATTTACTTTATTGCAACTGTACGCTCCATACCTTCCGCACATCACAGAATATTTGTATCAGCATATTTTCTTAAAAACGCATGGTGCAACGTCTATTCATTTGACACAATTGCCACAGGCTGTGGGCATTCATGCAGAAAATCAAAAGCACATGCAGTTGATTTTGCATATAATTGCGCAGGTAAGAAAATTAAAAACGTCTGAGCAATTATCACTCAAAACAGAGCTGACGTCTTTAATCATCAGCAGTGCGACACAGGCACAAATCACTGTGCTAAAACAACAAGAAAACACCTTGAAAGGTGTTTGCAAAGCAACGAAAATAGTTTTTTCAGCGCAACAACACGAACCAGGATTGATGCAAGAAGGCGATAACTGGAGAGCAAGTGTGACAACTGAAGAGTAAGGTTCAAAATTTTTTATATCCCTCGATACATTCTGCTAACACAGAACACTCGGGACGAACGACGGGTAGGAGAAAGCATGCGTAGACTTGATTTGAAGTTAGTTCTGACTATGCATTGCCAACAAATATAACTCCTCCCCCAGTCGTTCGTCCCGAGTGAAATTGCAAAGCAATTTTGTATCGAGGGATAATTATTTCTCAAAGATATTTTATATGCCGAAGCATTGACTAACTCAGTGCTTTGGCATATTCTTTGCGTATTGAAATAAAATGATTTTAATGAAAACTTTTTACTTAATTCGTCACAGCCGAAAGGAACCTCAACAAGCAGAAAAACTTTTCTAACCAACGCACACTATCAAAAAAATAAATACCATTAAAAAGGACCCGGCTTCGCTTCCTGTCTTCGCTTTTAGCTACGTCAGGCTTTGTCAGCTATGCCGAGGTTTGAAAAAAAAGGATTATAATGACAAAAAACACACTATTTCTTACTGCTCTTTTTGCTTTCTCATCTATTGTGAACGCTAACGACTTACAAGTTGCACAATCTGCAAAAATATTCACTTTCCAGTATTCCGTGCAACCAAAAAATAATGACTTTACCGACTGGAACAATGCAAACGCTTCACTTATTGAGCTAGCAAATAGAGTGCAAACTAAAAGCACTGGCACTACTTTTTATCAAAGCGTTCTTATTTTTATCAAAGAAATGCAAGAGGCGATTGCAGCTGGGCTTAACTTGTTTGGCTCAATATCAACAAGCCAAGAAAGCTTTTCTGAAATCATTCAAGATATTACGCAAGCAGCAATCGAAGACAATGTTAAAGATTCTGCTATAACAGATCTAGGCAACACTAAATCTACCGACGAAGAAGCTGTAACGACAGAAGAAACTGTAAGCGCAGACGTTGTAACAACTGATGCTGTAGCAACTGAAGTTGTAGTTGAAGAAGTTCTAGTTGAAGAAATTCTTGTTGAAGAAGTGCAAGCTATTCCTTCAATCACTGTTTCACTTTCACTTTTAGCAACTGACGAGTCTGAGCAAGCAACATGGACAGCCGCAAAAGAAATGTTAGAAGCTTTTTCTCAGCAAGCAACAGCTGGTGATTTGAGCCCCGAAGATTTTGTAGGAAAATTAACTGCAATATTTGAATTCATAGACCAATCACCAATACGTGGTTCACTACAAATTTCTTCAAAACCAGCGTAATTAACTGCCTTAAAAAATTAAAGACGTTTTTAACCGCTCGATGTAAAAATTGGGCGGTTTTTTGTTGTGCGAATTTGACAGAACCCCAGAACCATTTAAAATTGAACGTATCTGTTTTTACCCCTAAAAAAAGTATGTATTTCATGAATAAAAAATTTATTTTTGCCTTAGTTCTAACGTGCGCGTCCGTAGTGCTTCCTAAAAAAGATACGGCTCGCCAAAAAATTCAACTCACTTTTGTTTCGCAGCAAAAAAGAATGTCGCAAGACTTTGTTTCTCAAAAAAACTTTGAACGCTGCTTTGAAATATTAAACGATTTCGCATCAATTCAAAAACAAAGAAAATTAACACTTGAAGAAATGGTAACTGCTATGCATGCGCTTATGTTTTTATACCTCAGCGATAATGACGATTACAGCAAACAAATCGAAGTCTTTTTCTCTCAAGACACAAAGCTTGTTCTGCCTTACTCACAAGAGTTACTCATTGCTCTGTGTAGTAAAAATGAACAACCCGACAGCTTATAGACTGTATGATAACCATAAAAAACACCCAAAGAAAAATCGAATTTCCTGTAAAAACGTACCATGAAAAAGCTCAAAAAATTTTGAACTACCTTGGATACGATGATTTTGATTTAGGAATTTTACTTACGACCGATAAAACGATTCAAAAATATAATCGCGAGTATCGAAGTAAAGATAAACCAACTGATGTACTGTCATTTCCTTACCACGATACTTTAAAAGCGGGTAAAAAAATAAAAGTTACCTGTGACGAAGATAAAAATTTGGGAGACATTATTATTTCAGTTTCCTATGTTTTTGAAAATGAAAAGAACCTTGAAGGTGACTTTAATTCCCGCATGGATCGCATGCTCGTTCATGCCATTTGTCATTTACTCGGGCATGATCATATTGAAGATGCTGACTTTAAAAAAATGATAACACTCGAAAACAAACTTTTAAAAGTTATCGCGTAAGCTTACTTCAAAAATTCATATGTTTTATACATGCTACTGACCACGCCATGCTTTTGAGCGTATGTTAAATCAAATGAAAGTAGCGCGGCAATATCTTCTTGAAACAAAACCAATTCCTGGCTGCACAAGCAATACATGTACGATTTTAATTTCAAAATTAAAACATGCAGCTTACCATCATCGCAAAATGATTTTTGCTGACCAGGAGCAATGTTATTTAAAAGTCTATCGATAGATCGAACCATGTTTTTCATAGGCTTGTAGCGAGAATGATGTCGAACGAAACGATCGTAAATGGCATCGCCGCCACGATAACCACCATACGTTAACATAAACGCAGGAGCTATCGCTGCTAAATAAAAGTTAATTTGCTGACTTCTCAGTATCGATTCTGCAACTGGAACAAATTGATTAATAAAAGTTCGTATGTTTTCTCCGCCTTTATTGAACGTCTCAGGAACAGTATCCACATCCTTGGCTATACCTAACCATTGTGAAAATCTATTGTGAGTAATGTCATTCTCACATTTTTTAAATTCAAGAATTGATCCAAGTTCTTCAATTTTTGTATTTTTATTATCGACTAAAATTTCTTTTAATCCTTTAATCGGACCCGTTAAACAGGTTTGAGAAAAATTATCAACAGCCTCTTGACCCTTTGCTGTCCATCCAGGAATCTGATCTTTATAGGACTGATAAATTATCAATGCTGCTACAGCAGCAGTTGCGACGCATGCATAAGTAACCTGATGCTGCACAAAATGATGCGGCTTTTGGTGAGGCTTTATAATTTTTTCAAATTTTTCCATTTCATTATTCATGCTACCTGTAAAATACTGCGAGTCTTGAATTAACTGTTGCTGGGCAACGGTATTAAAACCACCGCATGTAACATGAAAATATTCATACAAAGGTGCAGTACTTTTTTCGAGAAACTCTTGTTGAGAAGTTCCATCAATTTTGGAAAGTTCATGCTGACCATGCAGCGCAATGCCAAGCAGTATAGCAACCTGATTTTCTACATCGGTCAACAGCGCAATGCGTTTGCGAAGTAATTTTACATACGAATTTTTATAGAGCCAGTACGTCGGAATTTTTCTAGTCCATGGAAGCGACTGCTGAAATAGCTCTTGTTGCCAGTACTCTTTAGCTTGCACGACAACTTCCAAAAACGACTCTGATCTTTGCACTGTACTTTGAAAAATTTTGGTATACACACAGGCAAGATCTTCTGTTGCAACATTTTGCACAGACTGTAACTCTTCTTGAAAATTTCCGTATGCAAACTGTGAACAAGCAAATAAAAATACAAAATATTTTTTCATGTTTATAAAACCCCAATGTAAAATCACACATACCCCTAACGCAATCTTTACCACTTCCACATATCACTATACAGCATTACATCATAAAAAAAACTGCCCCCGCCGCACTTAAGATATCGGCACGCACCAAAACTACCAAACTCTTGACCCGTCAAAATAATCTTTGTTACTGTTCATGCAAGATATTTTAAATATTTTAACCACTCAAAAAAGGATATAAAGTGAAAAAAAGTATATTCATCTGTCTTTGCTTAACTGGTCAGGTCATGATGACAATACCTGAAGGAGACGGATACGTAGAGCCTATAAAAGTTAAGAAAGAAACTCCACTTCAAAGAGAAAACAGAGAGGCTCGAGAAAAAGCTGCACAAAACAGACAAAAAGCTTTAGATGCAGAAGATTTGCTTAAACGTACGGCAGCAGTAGAACGATCTACAAAACAACAACCTACTGCGCGTTCAGGAGAAAAATCTAGTGCAAAAAAAACTACAACAGCTACCGCAAAACCCTCGATGACACAATCAGAAGGTATCCATCTTGATCTTGCTTCCCCAGAACGAAGTAGCAAAGAAGAAAAATCAAAGAAAACAGTTAACGCAGAACCTAATAGTGTTTCAGTAAGTGATTTTGTTCAAGCTCCACATCTACCTGATAGAAAACTCGGTGGAACTAGAAGCCCTTTTGAGAATGAAATAAGAAATGGCGAAATAGAAAAAGCAAAAGAGCTATGGGAGCAGTCAAAAAAATCAAATGTAACGACTGAAGAGTTTGTTGCGCATCTAAAAGAAACTTATAATAATACAAAAGCTGTAGTTGACTTATATCCTAAAAGAAAATTAAGTGATGAACAAGCTCGTAAAGCTTTTGAAAGTGACTTAGAAAAAATTAGTCCTCATCTCTACAAGGTATTTCGAGATTCTTTTACTATGGAAAACAAATATGCGGCCAAACCGCAAGCTCGCACCGACAAAGATTATTTTGACTGGGTTGAGAAAAACCCTAGACATCTAACCATTCCAGATGCACGCAACCATGAAACTCCTCTTGAAACAGCAATTCGAGAAGATAGCCCCGAAATGGCAAAAAAGATTTTTGAAGTAGCAGATAAAAATAATATCAAACCTATCGATCTTGCAGAACCTCTGATCAATAATTTCAAAAAAATACTTAACCCTAAATCTGGCGCTCGAGATGAAAAAGCTGCTAATATTTACGCTAAAAAAGTTATTGATGCTCTTGAACCTGCTAACGCAGAAGCCTTAGATCAATTCCTAATTTCATATGCGAAATTAATGGGAGCATAAGATAAAAAGCATAAAAACTCCTAAGCAAAAGAAAAACCCTTCAACTTAGAAAAGCTGAAGGGTTAGGGGGTGAATGATACTTAAAGTATCATTCGATTAGGGACGTTTTTCATGTCAAGAGATTAACAAGCTGCCACAGCGAAGTCAAGCAATAATTCGCTACAGATCTTTCGATCGCATGAAAATCGCTACGCGCTGCTATTTTCCCTGTACAAAGTTTTTTATATTTATAAAAGATTCAGAATCTTCTTGCAACGTTTTGCTTGTTGCAGATTCAACAATTTTTCCATCACGCATCAAATAAATCGTGCAAGAAAGAGCTTCAAGAAGTCCAATATCATGCGTTGCAATAATAATCGCCATTTGTTGCGCTGCAAGCTCTGTAATAATTTTTGCAACGTCACTGGTGAGCTGAGGATCAAGTGCCGAAGTCGGCTCATCCAAGCATAAAACTTCTGGATTTAGACACAGTGCACGCGCGAGCGCAACACGTTGCTTTTGACCACCCGAGAGCGCAACAGGATAGCTCTCAGCTTTTGATAAAACATCAAACCTGCTTAACAGAAGACGCGCAATAGTTTGTGCTTCTTGCTCTGTTTTTAGCGCAACTTTTGTCAGAGGTACCGTTAAATTTTGCAAAACTGTCATGTGAGCAAACAGATTAAAATCTTGAAACACCATACCAACTTTTTTAAAATCAATGGGCGAACTGTCAAGCTCGATAGAACCTGAATCAATAGTTTCTAAATTGCTGAGCACGCGCAGTATTGTTGATTTGCCAACTCCTGATTGTCCCAATAAAACAACTATCTCTCCTGGCGCTGCGGAAAACGAAACGT from Candidatus Babeliales bacterium includes these protein-coding regions:
- a CDS encoding ATP-binding cassette domain-containing protein — its product is MLIVKNIVKKFHGKKILDDVSFSAAPGEIVVLLGQSGVGKSTILRVLSNLETIDSGSIELDSSPIDFKKVGMVFQDFNLFAHMTVLQNLTVPLTKVALKTEQEAQTIARLLLSRFDVLSKAESYPVALSGGQKQRVALARALCLNPEVLCLDEPTSALDPQLTSDVAKIITELAAQQMAIIIATHDIGLLEALSCTIYLMRDGKIVESATSKTLQEDSESFINIKNFVQGK
- the ybeY gene encoding rRNA maturation RNase YbeY — translated: MITIKNTQRKIEFPVKTYHEKAQKILNYLGYDDFDLGILLTTDKTIQKYNREYRSKDKPTDVLSFPYHDTLKAGKKIKVTCDEDKNLGDIIISVSYVFENEKNLEGDFNSRMDRMLVHAICHLLGHDHIEDADFKKMITLENKLLKVIA
- a CDS encoding HEPN domain-containing protein; translated protein: MKKKSLEWLHFAKIDYEAAKNLLNSDLLFVGVAAYHSQQSAEKSLKAFLIFSGHGVTKTHDLEILLKQCMAFDYEFKCLEKNADSLNPFSVQTRYPDDVGFMLSPEEAAQLIEYAENILLFVRTKIG
- a CDS encoding valine--tRNA ligase, whose amino-acid sequence is MENRYNHQQCDDQIRQLWQSNQTYRQQNPAFKAFTIDTPPPTVSGSLHIGHIFSYTQTDIIARYKRMTGHNVFYPFGFDCNGLATERFVEKKHNTNASKIGREKFIDLCLLTTEEMKVKFVALWRTMGLSAELEHTYSTISKDVQKIAQESFIELVKKDYAYIKNEPALYCTQCRTTVAQAELDDLEQTTTFNDIQFQSADGQPLIIATTRPELLPSCVAILYHPQDDRYKKLAGTKAIVPIFGQEVPILADETVLPEKGTGLVMVCTFGDKTDIEWYKKHKLPYLPSIDLNGKFVQTITELAGLTVQDARKKIIELLKEKNLLLSQKQIQNSVNVHERCKHIIEYAILPQWFMKVVENAPEFLKAADSINWYPKHMKSRFVDWVKNLSWDWCISRQRVYGIPFPVWYCNDCNEILLADIKDLPIDPQQTPYDRPCTKCSGTNIRAEKDVMDTWNTSSLTPYICKQLYGSGETSPFKDTDFIPMSMRPQAHDIIRTWAFYTIVKSWMHQKEIPWNDIVISGYVLSENKEKISKSKDNAPIDPEKLLVQYAPDAVRFWTASGTLGQDIAFSPEQIMIGQKLLTKLWNALKFVHMNLEGQEIPTEKPQNLGIINQWMIDQMQLSLTAYHAYFEKHEFSLALQSVEKVFWNDFCDNYIEIIKDQFFNSANYSQEEIQATRWTLQQTGFTLLQLYAPYLPHITEYLYQHIFLKTHGATSIHLTQLPQAVGIHAENQKHMQLILHIIAQVRKLKTSEQLSLKTELTSLIISSATQAQITVLKQQENTLKGVCKATKIVFSAQQHEPGLMQEGDNWRASVTTEE
- a CDS encoding nucleotidyltransferase domain-containing protein; translated protein: MKKNISSLELKKMCEITPEKVDIITQRLAHAYDPLFIYAFGSYARGTYDEESDLDLMVVVQEYDDKPWKMISRGYASFRDVMMPVDLLVYNNQKFNECKNDSMSFCYKIINSGKILYEKKES
- the tyrS gene encoding tyrosine--tRNA ligase, which codes for MKQNVEHALSILTSGIAQCIPQAELVKKIESGKKLQIKLGMDPTAPDLHLGHAVVLKKLRQFQDLGHDVIFLIGDYTARIGDPTGKSKTRPPLTEEQIKNNAKTYFAQVGKILDLDKLTIRYNSEWLSKLTFADVISLCSKVTVARLIEREDFANRLQQHIPISMHELLYPIMQAYDSVALKADVELGGTDQTFNLLCGRFLQEQMNQAPQVVITVPLLEGLDGVDKMSKSLGNAIGLFDQPSDAYGKLMSVSDALVFRYFSLLLSRTDEQIAKLKSDVASNVIHPMDLKKQMARELIATFWSESEADEAQKQFESLFQQRDFSKATEVTLSAQTMSAPVWIVKVLQELGALQSSSEGKRLIESGAVLVDDVVIKDFKAEIQVVPGMTLKVGKHKIYKIA